One Rhizobium rhododendri DNA segment encodes these proteins:
- a CDS encoding c-type cytochrome, whose protein sequence is MRAKMMMTTFVVAMGLTAAFAADEGTKPAREAMMKKIGGSVGIMAAMAKGDKPYDAAAVKAALMTISETAKAFPDQFKPDSDKTDKAASPKIWENPADFKAHADKLSADAEMIAMKLPADAAALGPALKQLGADCSSCHQVYRQKE, encoded by the coding sequence ATGCGCGCCAAAATGATGATGACTACATTCGTCGTTGCAATGGGATTGACTGCCGCCTTCGCTGCTGACGAGGGAACCAAGCCTGCCCGCGAGGCCATGATGAAGAAGATCGGCGGTTCCGTCGGCATCATGGCGGCAATGGCAAAGGGCGACAAGCCATACGATGCAGCGGCAGTGAAAGCTGCTCTCATGACGATTTCGGAAACGGCCAAGGCCTTCCCGGACCAGTTCAAGCCGGATTCGGACAAGACCGACAAGGCTGCAAGCCCGAAGATCTGGGAAAACCCGGCCGACTTCAAGGCGCATGCCGACAAGCTCTCGGCCGATGCCGAGATGATCGCCATGAAACTGCCGGCAGACGCTGCAGCCCTCGGCCCGGCATTGAAGCAGCTCGGCGCGGATTGCAGCAGCTGTCATCAGGTCTACCGGCAGAAGGAGTAG
- a CDS encoding cytochrome c gives MNFRRVLAIIAGAALAGVAGFYVLTKPTPLPDSHWANLGTPDVKKGEMVFWTGGCSSCHAAKGAEGDAKLVLSGGLALKSPFGTFHVPNISPDDTAGLGKWTLAQFGNAMKRGVGPDGEHLYPAFPYGSYSRMSDADVNDLFGYLKTLPKSSNVAPPHELPFPFNIRLLLGGWKLLYFSEKPRVVLDNPSDKVKRGQYIVEGPGHCGECHTPRDPLGGFKADSWLAGAPNPEGEGNIPDITPGSKSIGSWSEADIASYLETGMTPDFDSVGGSMVEVQQNLAHLPASDREAIAAYLKAIPSR, from the coding sequence CTGAATTTTCGGCGGGTCCTGGCAATCATTGCTGGCGCCGCCCTTGCTGGCGTGGCGGGATTTTATGTCCTGACCAAGCCAACTCCACTTCCCGATAGCCATTGGGCCAACCTCGGAACTCCGGACGTCAAGAAGGGCGAGATGGTTTTCTGGACGGGCGGCTGTTCGAGCTGCCATGCGGCCAAAGGTGCGGAAGGCGATGCAAAGCTCGTCCTCTCCGGCGGCCTCGCGCTCAAGAGCCCGTTTGGCACGTTTCATGTGCCGAACATCTCCCCGGATGACACCGCAGGTCTTGGCAAGTGGACACTTGCGCAGTTCGGCAACGCCATGAAACGCGGCGTTGGACCCGACGGCGAACATCTTTATCCGGCTTTCCCTTACGGCTCCTACAGCCGCATGAGCGATGCCGATGTGAACGACCTGTTCGGCTACCTGAAGACATTGCCGAAGAGCAGCAACGTCGCACCACCCCACGAGCTGCCGTTTCCTTTCAACATCCGGCTGTTGCTCGGCGGCTGGAAACTCTTGTACTTCAGTGAAAAGCCACGCGTCGTGCTGGACAATCCGAGCGACAAGGTGAAGCGCGGACAATACATCGTCGAGGGACCCGGTCACTGCGGCGAATGCCATACCCCGCGCGATCCGCTGGGTGGCTTCAAGGCCGACAGCTGGCTTGCGGGCGCCCCCAATCCTGAGGGAGAGGGCAACATTCCCGATATCACGCCCGGCTCAAAGTCGATCGGATCCTGGAGCGAAGCCGATATCGCAAGCTATCTGGAAACCGGCATGACTCCGGATTTCGACAGCGTCGGCGGTTCCATGGTGGAGGTCCAGCAGAACCTCGCCCATCTGCCCGCCTCGGACCGCGAAGCGATCGCCGCCTATCTCAAGGCGATACCGTCGAGGTGA